A single genomic interval of Pyrus communis chromosome 5, drPyrComm1.1, whole genome shotgun sequence harbors:
- the LOC137733732 gene encoding GATA transcription factor 4-like: MEDFFPVDDLLDLSNDALFSPSTASSTNSMDLHHHPPPLDHLHGTTTTSLFAPATTYTDFTNNLCVPSDDVAELEWLSRFIDDSLTDVPATDLAGSASFQNEASFMFPSRVRTKLSKWAGPPDPQNSPARPNRPRREPSEASPSPLRCTHCASEKTPQWRGGPMGPKTLCNACGVRYKSGRLVPEYRPAASPTFVLTQHSNSHRKVLELRRQKEASQQQAPQEQPQQHRPHQQQFYLHRDEFRVC; the protein is encoded by the exons atggaAGACTTCTTCCCCGTCGACGACCTTCTGGATTTGTCAAACGACGCCCTTTTCTCACCCTCCACTGCTTCCTCCACCAACTCCATGGACCTCCACCACCATCCGCCGCCACTTGACCACCTCcacggcaccaccaccacctcccttTTCGCCCCCGCCACCACCTACACCGACTTCACCAACAACCTCTGTGTCCCC AGTGATGACGTGGCGGAACTGGAGTGGCTATCGCGCTTCATCGACGACTCCTTGACCGACGTCCCCGCCACCGACCTAGCCGGTTCCGCATCCTTCCAAAACGAAGCGTCGTTCATGTTTCCCAGTCGGGTCCGCACCAAACTCTCCAAATGGGCCGGCCCGCCTGACCCCCAAAACTCCCCCGCGAGGCCCAACAGGCCTAGGAGAGAGCCGTCGGAAGCGTCCCCTTCACCGCTCAGGTGCACGCACTGCGCCTCGGAGAAGACGCCGCAGTGGCGGGGAGGACCGATGGGCCCCAAGACGCTCTGCAACGCGTGCGGGGTCCGGTACAAGTCGGGTCGGCTCGTGCCCGAGTACCGGCCGGCGGCGAGTCCGACATTCGTGCTGACTCAGCACTCGAACTCGCACCGGAAGGTTCTGGAGCTTCGTCGCCAGAAGGAGGCTTCCCAGCAGCAGGCACCGCAAGAGCAACCACAGCAACACCGTCCGCATCAGCAGCAGTTCTATCTTCACCGCGACGAGTTTCGAGTTTGCTGA